The following coding sequences lie in one Zingiber officinale cultivar Zhangliang chromosome 2B, Zo_v1.1, whole genome shotgun sequence genomic window:
- the LOC122045502 gene encoding RING-H2 finger protein ATL7-like: protein MWASEVNLATTVIGFGMTAAFIAFLCTRLLCGRIRSADSHSAPLDLELRFDIDQARRALEHRIIGLEPVLLATIPTVKFKRKDFSSREDIQCSICLGEYEEREILRVMPSCHHNFHRACIDIWLQKQITCPICRFPLKESLEVKYVASHLVEEQSEASLHEVSIDDDQNSQWLLPSGQRSDRNENNQEVHESESVITEVPYGEA from the exons ATGTGGGCGTCGGAGGTGAACCTAGCGACGACGGTGATTGGTTTCGGGATGACCGCCGCCTTCATCGCGTTCTTATGCACGCGCCTCCTCTGCGGCCGCATCCGCTCCGCTGACTCCCACTCCGCGCCGTTGGACCTCGAGCTCCGCTTCGATATCGACCAGGCGAGGCGAGCG CTAGAGCACAGAATCATTGGCTTGGAACCTGTTCTTCTTGCTACCATTCCGACAGTGAAGTTTAAACGCAAAGACTTTTCTTCCAGAGAAGACATTCA GTGCTCAATTTGCTTAGGAGAATATGAGGAGAGAGAGATTCTGCGTGTCATGCCATCGTGTCATCACAATTTTCACCGTGCTTGTATCGATATATGGCTGCAAAAACAGATTACTTGTCCAATATGCAGATTTCCCCTAAAAGAGTCCCTTGAAGTAAAATATGTTGCATCCCATTTGGTTGAAGAACAATCAGAGGCCAGTCTTCATGAGGTTTCTATCGATGATGATCAGAACAGTCAGTGGTTGCTTCCCAGTGGACAAAGGTCAGATCGAAATGAGAATAACCAGGAGGTCCATGAATCTGAATCTGTGATTACTGAAGTACCATATGGTGAAGCATGA